In Paraburkholderia sp. PGU19, a single window of DNA contains:
- a CDS encoding CheR family methyltransferase — MGSSELLRVVVLAGSAGSLNELRTIVTALPQEPGFAALVITHLDPGEESHLADILQADSRVVVERLVHQRKIEHNRVYVLPENAGVIALDGHFRLTRRQAGPNLVIDACLASLAQDPDVNGAVVILSGTGQDGSGGLVDLKASGGFVIAQKPETASHPGMPTAAIDTGLVDEVLPPEDIAGCLVRRLGDPVRGDEVANAQMGDADALGVALSIVQQKTGINLGYVKDVNLRRRFLRRVLLQKDRDVDAYLQLLRGDAREAAALRDDILIGVTAFFRDAEFVNVLRQSVIPALLETNDDPIRVWVPACSTGEEVYTIATLLKDALDRAALHRRVQIFGTDINEASIEVARAGRYSSGSVDDVPEAFRESTFAATSGGYVVRKSIRDMCVFARHNVLAHAPFSGMGLISCRNLLIYLRKEAQQHALEALHYACRPDGFVLLGRAEAAAGADGFEHAGAPHLYRKIPVARRQQALFPIDALRPWSSEGGAPPARRAQPVDPVIEAATRTALERYAPPGFVVDERGDVVQFRGDVSEFVAPASGEASLALPRLLNPELNVPVRTALIEARRTGQPVRRERVPLGDRRYALEVLPVGAEDLVPHFLVTLHPLPLETSAEPTMNPDLHSGHGRLQELERTVTTLSDELEATQKQLKAVVAEFESANEELRTANEEMLSTNEELQSANEELLLAKQELESANQELGSLNDELRTRNQQLDRANDDLSNLVEGIPLPVVLLDKQLRLRHFSPQAQQLFGFPPDSVGQPMAQLSQMFSTGDLERMVVSAVQGLTEVEHEYQDANGHWWLVNVRAYRTTDDRIDGAVLAVQDIDELKRAVDNAQTAQRDAETANNAKDNFLGIVSHELRAPLNVIASWAAVLKTASERGLQTDDKTARRAVETILRQCQSQAALIDDLLDVSRITSGRFALDAQPVDFAATVRTVVEGHRPAATTKEITLVSSGLHDETIVSGDARRLQQVVSNLIGNALKFTPNSGRVEVALTRLGALIELSVADTGIGVNPDLLPHLFDRFMQSDMSRTRQYGGLGLGLSIVKHLVAAHGGTVAASSEGEGRGTRLTVRLPLVQCAVMTVADPVGPVSNWSATLDGLSILLVDDDEQALEALAHLLRSQGAQVQTASRTNEAIACLAAGSFDILVSDLAMPGTDGYALLRSVREREGGRRRVYALALSGLASLQDRDAAIAAGFDDHLPKPVNAEILLEKLVLGRGR; from the coding sequence ATGGGGTCGTCAGAATTATTGCGGGTGGTCGTGCTGGCGGGATCGGCGGGCAGCCTGAACGAGCTACGCACGATCGTCACCGCGCTACCGCAAGAACCGGGCTTTGCCGCACTCGTGATCACACATCTTGATCCGGGCGAGGAAAGCCACCTTGCTGACATTCTGCAGGCGGATTCTCGTGTGGTCGTCGAGAGACTGGTTCACCAGCGAAAGATCGAGCACAACCGGGTCTACGTGCTACCCGAGAACGCTGGCGTGATCGCGCTGGACGGTCACTTTCGGCTAACCCGTCGTCAGGCCGGCCCGAATCTGGTGATCGACGCCTGCCTGGCTTCGCTCGCGCAGGATCCGGATGTAAACGGCGCGGTGGTCATCCTCTCTGGGACCGGTCAGGATGGATCGGGCGGTCTGGTGGACCTGAAGGCCTCTGGTGGCTTTGTCATCGCGCAAAAGCCGGAGACGGCCAGCCACCCGGGCATGCCAACAGCCGCGATCGATACCGGTCTGGTTGACGAAGTACTGCCGCCGGAAGATATCGCCGGCTGTCTTGTCCGGCGCTTGGGCGATCCGGTCCGCGGGGACGAGGTAGCTAATGCGCAGATGGGCGACGCCGACGCGCTCGGTGTTGCGCTGTCAATTGTGCAGCAGAAAACCGGCATCAACCTCGGCTATGTCAAGGACGTGAACCTGCGCCGGCGCTTCCTGCGCCGCGTACTGCTGCAAAAGGACAGGGATGTCGACGCCTACCTGCAACTGCTGCGTGGCGATGCCCGCGAGGCCGCGGCGCTTCGTGACGACATCCTGATCGGCGTGACCGCCTTCTTCCGGGATGCCGAGTTCGTCAACGTGCTGCGCCAGTCGGTGATTCCGGCGCTGCTGGAGACGAACGACGACCCGATCCGTGTCTGGGTGCCGGCCTGCTCAACAGGCGAAGAGGTCTACACCATCGCCACGCTGCTAAAGGACGCGCTCGATCGCGCAGCGCTGCACCGACGGGTGCAGATCTTCGGCACCGATATCAACGAGGCGTCGATCGAGGTCGCCCGCGCAGGCCGGTACAGTTCAGGCTCGGTCGACGACGTGCCTGAGGCTTTCCGGGAGAGCACTTTCGCCGCGACTTCCGGTGGCTACGTTGTGCGCAAGTCGATCCGCGACATGTGTGTGTTTGCGCGGCACAACGTACTGGCCCACGCGCCCTTCTCTGGCATGGGCCTGATCAGCTGCCGAAACCTCCTGATCTACCTGCGCAAGGAGGCGCAGCAGCATGCGCTGGAGGCGCTGCACTACGCCTGCCGCCCCGACGGCTTCGTGCTGCTCGGCCGCGCCGAGGCGGCAGCAGGGGCGGACGGCTTCGAGCACGCAGGCGCGCCACATCTCTACCGCAAGATTCCGGTGGCCAGACGGCAGCAGGCGCTATTCCCGATTGATGCATTGCGACCATGGTCCAGCGAAGGTGGCGCACCACCGGCCCGACGCGCTCAGCCAGTGGACCCGGTTATCGAAGCAGCCACCCGCACGGCGTTGGAGCGCTATGCGCCGCCCGGCTTCGTCGTCGACGAGCGGGGCGACGTGGTGCAGTTCCGCGGCGATGTTTCGGAGTTCGTGGCGCCGGCCAGCGGCGAAGCCTCGCTAGCCCTGCCGCGCCTGCTGAATCCTGAGTTGAACGTGCCGGTGCGCACTGCGCTGATTGAAGCCAGGCGGACGGGCCAGCCAGTGCGGCGTGAACGCGTGCCGCTCGGCGACAGGCGATATGCACTCGAGGTGCTGCCAGTGGGCGCCGAAGACCTGGTGCCACATTTTCTGGTGACGCTACATCCGTTGCCCCTGGAAACGTCCGCCGAGCCCACCATGAATCCCGACCTGCATTCGGGACACGGTCGTCTTCAGGAACTGGAGCGCACGGTTACGACGCTGTCTGACGAACTTGAGGCGACGCAGAAACAGTTGAAAGCTGTAGTTGCTGAGTTCGAATCCGCGAATGAGGAGTTGCGGACCGCGAATGAGGAGATGCTCAGTACCAACGAGGAACTGCAAAGCGCCAACGAGGAGCTGCTACTGGCCAAGCAGGAGCTGGAGTCCGCAAACCAGGAACTTGGCTCGCTCAATGATGAGCTCAGGACGCGGAACCAGCAACTCGACCGCGCTAACGACGACCTGAGTAACCTGGTCGAAGGCATTCCGCTGCCGGTGGTGCTGCTCGACAAACAGTTGCGGTTGCGTCATTTCTCGCCGCAGGCCCAGCAGCTGTTCGGCTTCCCGCCCGATAGCGTCGGGCAGCCGATGGCGCAGCTAAGCCAGATGTTTTCAACTGGCGACCTGGAGCGTATGGTGGTGTCCGCGGTCCAGGGGTTGACGGAAGTGGAGCACGAGTACCAGGACGCCAACGGCCATTGGTGGCTGGTCAACGTGCGCGCCTACCGGACGACCGACGACCGGATTGACGGCGCTGTGCTCGCCGTGCAGGACATCGATGAACTCAAGCGCGCCGTCGACAACGCGCAGACCGCCCAGCGCGACGCTGAGACAGCCAATAATGCCAAGGACAATTTCCTCGGCATCGTCTCGCACGAACTGCGCGCGCCGCTCAACGTGATCGCCAGCTGGGCGGCGGTTCTCAAGACCGCCAGCGAGCGCGGGCTGCAGACTGACGACAAGACGGCCCGGCGCGCGGTGGAGACGATCCTGCGTCAATGCCAGTCGCAGGCAGCGCTCATCGATGACCTGCTGGACGTTTCGCGCATTACCTCTGGCCGTTTCGCGCTTGACGCGCAGCCGGTTGACTTCGCCGCGACCGTGCGCACCGTTGTAGAAGGTCATCGACCGGCGGCGACGACGAAGGAAATAACACTGGTCAGCTCCGGGCTTCACGACGAAACCATCGTTAGCGGCGACGCGCGTCGCCTTCAGCAGGTGGTGTCCAACCTGATTGGCAACGCCTTGAAGTTCACTCCGAATAGCGGTCGTGTCGAAGTCGCACTTACGCGGCTGGGCGCGCTGATCGAACTGTCGGTCGCCGACACCGGCATCGGCGTGAACCCCGATCTCCTGCCGCATCTGTTCGACCGCTTCATGCAGTCTGACATGAGCCGCACGCGCCAGTACGGTGGACTGGGATTGGGGCTATCGATCGTCAAGCATCTGGTCGCGGCACACGGGGGTACGGTGGCGGCGAGCAGCGAAGGCGAAGGCCGTGGCACGCGGCTCACCGTACGACTGCCTTTGGTGCAATGCGCAGTAATGACAGTGGCGGACCCTGTAGGACCTGTTTCCAACTGGTCGGCCACACTGGATGGCCTGTCGATACTGCTCGTTGACGACGACGAGCAGGCGCTGGAAGCATTGGCTCATCTTCTGCGCAGCCAGGGAGCACAGGTACAGACGGCATCCCGGACGAACGAGGCAATCGCCTGTCTCGCGGCCGGCTCATTCGATATCCTGGTGAGCGATCTGGCCATGCCCGGCACCGACGGCTATGCGCTACTGCGCAGCGTTCGTGAACGCGAAGGCGGCCGTCGGCGGGTCTATGCACTTGCACTCAGCGGTCTGGCGTCGCTGCAGGACCGGGACGCAGCAATTGCCGCCGGCTTCGACGATCACCTGCCCAAGCCGGTGAACGCCGAGATTCTGCTGGAGAAGCTTGTGCTCGGCCGTGGCCGATGA
- a CDS encoding phosphatase PAP2 family protein, which translates to MSTRSLAFLSRTCKRLILASALSTVSLAAHAGLDHELAYDQSGIWNRNVQLALEYSAIAIAAGGALWLGNDNELGHTFWQTADSEAISAVAAQAMKYTFRRARPNSGQGPNAWFVSGGDSFPSGEVTLQASFVTPFIVNYGRRYPWVWALELLPAYDAVARMKAQAHWQTDVLAGWALGTAVGYLATTWETPIFVQILPHGLTVGFAKRF; encoded by the coding sequence ATGTCCACCAGATCATTGGCATTCTTGAGCCGCACCTGCAAACGCCTGATCCTCGCTTCGGCTTTAAGTACCGTCAGCCTGGCGGCTCACGCTGGCCTTGATCATGAACTGGCGTACGACCAGAGCGGCATCTGGAATCGCAACGTCCAGCTGGCACTGGAGTATTCGGCAATCGCCATTGCAGCAGGGGGCGCGCTCTGGCTGGGCAACGACAATGAGCTTGGCCATACCTTCTGGCAAACGGCGGATTCGGAGGCTATATCTGCGGTTGCCGCGCAGGCCATGAAATACACGTTTCGCCGTGCGCGCCCCAATAGCGGACAGGGGCCGAACGCGTGGTTCGTGAGCGGTGGCGACAGCTTCCCAAGCGGCGAAGTAACCTTGCAGGCGAGCTTCGTCACGCCGTTTATCGTCAACTACGGACGTCGTTACCCGTGGGTCTGGGCACTCGAACTGTTGCCCGCTTATGACGCGGTCGCCCGTATGAAGGCGCAGGCGCACTGGCAAACAGACGTCCTCGCGGGTTGGGCGCTGGGTACAGCGGTCGGCTACCTGGCGACCACATGGGAGACGCCCATATTTGTCCAGATCCTTCCGCATGGCTTGACCGTGGGCTTTGCCAAGCGCTTCTGA
- a CDS encoding sialidase family protein, translated as MNNKNLRFSVRWDTISFRALTTALALSGYCSLLIAAPPENVQVNPTIDRYFLKNKQNEPALAQNPTNPLNLVVGANDSYAEPECTDSTPSRCSLSLTTSISGFYTSFDAGRTWSFGGLLDLSGFGEYAYGDPSLAFDRQGNAYYATLAFPYNSPPGAAPSDLFVARSTDGGSTFTSVAKASGDAQGIFDDKDSIAVGPDPTNPSQDNIYVAWTKLSGGGSHPNQILFARSTDGGATWAKPLHLSSADTTANTFRTGAATKVGPDGTVYVIWLDTKGTPGIFMTTSRDGGNTFLPPGKIITVAAVNDDSLPLSGTSFRQTGRLFPSLTIGPNGTLYVVWCSHTNNHADVWATRSTDGGMTWSTPVSAGHLDNQSAFFASVAADPKNKDKVSVIFQAMDDVSPNTAPGAGVVHYDSFFTQSTDGGATFGAPLRISTMRSDPDGSSLNGLQQQFVGDYITAVSDSQGGRVFAVWTDARNASPCAAVDAYRTALAAGSGATAPDVITQCPKAFGNTDIYFRSVNY; from the coding sequence ATGAACAACAAGAATCTTCGATTTTCGGTACGTTGGGACACGATCTCATTCCGAGCATTGACAACAGCGCTGGCATTAAGTGGTTACTGTAGCCTCTTGATCGCTGCGCCACCGGAAAATGTGCAAGTCAATCCGACCATCGACAGATACTTCCTGAAAAACAAGCAGAATGAGCCCGCTCTCGCCCAGAACCCCACGAATCCATTGAATCTCGTCGTCGGTGCCAACGACTCGTACGCCGAGCCTGAATGTACCGATTCCACCCCGTCGAGGTGTTCCCTTTCGCTTACAACCTCGATTTCGGGCTTCTATACATCGTTCGATGCTGGAAGAACGTGGTCGTTCGGAGGACTCCTCGACCTGTCCGGATTCGGCGAGTATGCCTATGGTGACCCATCCCTCGCCTTCGACCGGCAAGGAAACGCCTATTATGCGACGCTCGCGTTCCCCTATAACTCGCCGCCCGGGGCCGCCCCGAGCGACCTGTTCGTCGCCAGGTCCACAGATGGTGGCAGCACCTTCACATCCGTCGCCAAAGCCAGTGGTGACGCCCAGGGTATTTTTGACGACAAGGACTCCATTGCTGTCGGCCCCGATCCTACGAATCCGTCGCAGGACAATATCTATGTTGCCTGGACGAAATTGTCAGGTGGAGGCAGTCACCCGAATCAGATTCTCTTCGCGCGATCGACGGATGGCGGAGCCACATGGGCAAAGCCATTGCACCTGAGCTCGGCAGACACTACCGCCAACACATTCCGCACTGGAGCTGCAACCAAGGTTGGTCCAGACGGCACAGTCTACGTCATCTGGCTTGATACCAAGGGAACGCCAGGCATCTTCATGACTACCTCCCGTGATGGCGGAAATACGTTTTTACCGCCCGGGAAAATCATAACTGTTGCGGCTGTCAACGATGACAGCCTACCGCTTTCAGGAACAAGCTTCCGTCAAACCGGACGACTGTTTCCTTCGTTGACCATCGGTCCCAACGGAACGCTTTACGTCGTTTGGTGCAGCCACACTAACAACCATGCGGACGTATGGGCAACAAGGTCGACCGACGGCGGCATGACCTGGTCGACTCCCGTCTCGGCCGGGCACCTGGACAACCAAAGTGCATTCTTCGCCTCAGTGGCGGCGGATCCTAAGAACAAGGACAAGGTAAGCGTGATTTTCCAGGCTATGGACGACGTTTCGCCAAACACGGCCCCGGGCGCGGGAGTCGTCCATTACGACAGTTTCTTCACGCAGTCCACGGACGGGGGCGCGACATTTGGGGCACCGCTACGCATCAGTACGATGCGTTCAGACCCTGACGGCTCAAGCCTCAACGGCCTGCAGCAGCAATTCGTTGGTGACTACATTACTGCCGTCTCCGATTCACAGGGAGGGCGAGTGTTCGCTGTATGGACGGACGCACGTAACGCCAGCCCCTGCGCTGCCGTAGACGCGTATCGAACTGCTCTGGCGGCGGGGAGCGGCGCCACGGCGCCTGATGTCATCACACAGTGTCCGAAGGCGTTCGGCAACACCGATATCTATTTCCGCAGTGTGAATTATTGA
- a CDS encoding PAS domain-containing sensor histidine kinase has product MSDPGTTQSATYGTEQQFRILVQGVTDYAIFMLSPTGIVTSWNLGAQRIKGYSEAEIVGQHFSRFYTDEDRAAGLPAQILATAAKDGRAEREGWRVRSDGTRFWAHVVVDAIRDETGTLVGFAKVTRDITERREAAAALEKANAALFQAQKMEAIGRLTGGVAHDFNNLLSVLSNGLQVLAMQSRTPLDMKMIEGMRRAVERGASLTQQLLSFARQQPLQAQVYDLHALIRDFEPMLRRAGNRQIHCELSLHERQAFAVVDAARLEAALLNLYVNAVDAMPEGGVITIKTESVESHRPVTAALPAGNYVRISVADTGSGMPDDVLAQALEPFFTTKPAGKGTGLGLSQVYGFIMQSGGDVIISSKVGTGTTVDLYLPAAQLVDAAQTPAPKRKVETVLLVEDEPDVLAVATELFVSIGYEVVPASSASEAVDILNERQDIGVLFADITMPRGMSGIELACQVREAHPGIKIVLTSGYPQAALRNEHAVLSDFIFVHKPYRLADLAKALRA; this is encoded by the coding sequence ATGAGCGATCCAGGCACCACTCAATCAGCGACATATGGAACGGAACAGCAGTTCCGCATCCTCGTACAGGGTGTGACGGACTACGCGATCTTCATGCTCTCTCCAACAGGAATCGTGACCAGTTGGAACCTCGGCGCGCAGCGGATAAAGGGATACAGCGAGGCGGAAATCGTCGGGCAGCATTTCTCCCGCTTCTACACTGACGAGGACAGGGCTGCGGGCTTGCCGGCACAGATTCTCGCGACGGCGGCAAAGGATGGTCGCGCCGAGCGTGAAGGATGGCGGGTTCGCAGCGACGGAACCCGTTTCTGGGCGCATGTGGTTGTCGATGCAATCCGGGACGAGACGGGGACGCTCGTCGGCTTTGCGAAAGTGACCCGCGATATCACAGAGCGCAGGGAGGCGGCGGCGGCACTCGAAAAGGCGAACGCCGCGCTGTTCCAGGCCCAGAAGATGGAAGCGATCGGGAGACTGACGGGCGGTGTCGCCCATGACTTCAACAATCTGCTATCGGTACTGTCCAACGGCCTGCAGGTCCTGGCGATGCAGTCAAGAACGCCGCTCGACATGAAGATGATCGAAGGCATGCGGCGCGCGGTCGAGCGCGGCGCTTCCCTCACGCAGCAGCTATTGTCGTTTGCGCGCCAACAGCCGTTGCAGGCACAGGTCTATGACCTCCATGCGCTGATCCGCGATTTCGAGCCGATGCTGCGACGTGCTGGCAACCGGCAGATACATTGCGAGCTTTCCTTGCACGAGAGGCAAGCCTTTGCGGTCGTTGACGCAGCGCGTCTCGAAGCTGCGCTGCTAAACCTTTACGTCAACGCCGTCGACGCGATGCCGGAAGGCGGTGTGATAACCATAAAAACCGAATCCGTCGAATCCCACCGTCCGGTGACGGCCGCGCTGCCGGCGGGCAATTACGTTCGCATTTCGGTAGCAGACACTGGCTCGGGCATGCCGGATGACGTGCTGGCGCAAGCGCTCGAGCCATTTTTCACCACTAAGCCGGCGGGAAAAGGCACAGGCCTTGGGCTAAGCCAGGTGTACGGGTTTATCATGCAATCCGGCGGCGATGTCATTATCTCAAGTAAGGTCGGTACCGGTACGACAGTTGATCTGTACCTGCCAGCCGCTCAGCTGGTCGATGCTGCGCAGACACCAGCGCCAAAAAGGAAGGTCGAGACAGTGTTGCTCGTCGAGGATGAGCCCGACGTGCTCGCGGTTGCCACTGAGCTGTTTGTCAGCATCGGTTATGAAGTCGTGCCAGCCAGCAGTGCGTCGGAGGCTGTCGACATACTCAACGAGCGGCAGGACATCGGCGTGCTGTTTGCCGATATCACCATGCCGCGCGGCATGAGCGGTATCGAACTCGCCTGTCAGGTCCGCGAGGCGCACCCTGGCATCAAGATCGTGCTGACGTCAGGCTATCCGCAGGCGGCATTGCGCAACGAGCATGCCGTCCTCAGCGACTTTATTTTTGTTCACAAGCCGTACCGGCTCGCGGATCTTGCGAAGGCGCTGCGCGCATGA
- a CDS encoding high-potential iron-sulfur protein: MKQSRRTFLITSLGAASALALSRQAFADAPHVSESDPTAVALGYKEDATKIDKAKYGSKYVAGSMCSNCSLYSGKAADAFGPCALFGGKQVNSKGWCSGYTKKA, from the coding sequence ATGAAACAGTCTCGTCGCACGTTTCTGATTACGAGTCTTGGCGCCGCTTCGGCGCTCGCCCTCTCGCGCCAGGCATTCGCCGATGCACCGCACGTTAGCGAAAGCGACCCGACCGCGGTAGCGCTCGGCTACAAGGAAGACGCGACCAAGATCGACAAGGCCAAGTACGGGTCGAAGTACGTGGCCGGCTCAATGTGCAGCAACTGCTCGCTGTATTCGGGTAAGGCGGCCGACGCTTTTGGCCCGTGTGCACTGTTTGGCGGAAAGCAAGTCAACAGCAAAGGATGGTGCAGCGGCTATACCAAGAAGGCCTGA
- a CDS encoding GMC family oxidoreductase N-terminal domain-containing protein — translation MSAERIDDGTRSEQSSGEFDYIVIGAGTAGCVVASRLSEDDDVSVLLVEAGGKDNYHWIHIPVGYLYCIGNPRTDWRYKTCEEPGLNGRALAYPRGRVLGGCSSINGMIYMRGQREDYDDWARITGDHSWGWDSVLDAFKKSEDYHGGASDAHGAGGPWRVEKQRLRWDILESFAQAAQQTDIPATDDFNRGDNTGVGYFDVNQRHGIRWNASKAYLRPAANRKNLTTLTNAQTQRLVFKNQRCSGIEFRVGDEYRVARARHEVILCAGAVNSPQLLELSGIGDINRLAKLGIELIKDLRGVGENLQDHLQLRTAFRVDGVRTLNTLSAHWWGKLMIGFEYALFRSGPMAMAPSQLGVFAKSDPNDKTLRRPDVQYHVQPLSLERFGEPLHSFDAFTASVCHLRPSSRGSVHITSSDPATAPRIAPNYLSTEHDLHVAANALRLTRRIVAASALERFRPREVLPGIEFQTEEELRHAAGNVGTTIFHPVGTCRMGKGDDPDSVVDSRLRVHGVCGLRVVDASIMPVITSGNTNSPTLMIAERASEMIRADRMRENTVAEAYSQEVLDVKNAY, via the coding sequence ATGTCAGCAGAAAGGATCGACGACGGAACCCGATCGGAGCAATCGTCCGGCGAGTTCGACTACATCGTGATCGGAGCAGGTACGGCCGGCTGCGTGGTCGCCAGTCGCCTGAGCGAAGATGATGACGTGTCTGTGCTGTTGGTAGAGGCGGGCGGAAAGGATAACTATCACTGGATTCATATACCGGTGGGTTATCTCTACTGTATCGGGAATCCACGGACCGACTGGCGTTACAAGACATGCGAGGAGCCGGGGCTCAACGGCAGGGCGCTGGCTTATCCGCGAGGCCGGGTGCTGGGCGGCTGCTCGTCGATCAACGGCATGATCTACATGCGCGGTCAGCGGGAGGACTACGACGATTGGGCTCGCATAACGGGCGACCACTCATGGGGATGGGATTCGGTTCTCGACGCATTCAAGAAGAGCGAGGACTATCATGGGGGCGCAAGCGATGCTCATGGTGCAGGCGGCCCGTGGCGCGTGGAAAAGCAACGATTGAGATGGGACATTCTCGAATCGTTTGCACAAGCCGCACAACAGACCGACATACCCGCAACGGACGATTTCAATCGTGGAGACAATACCGGCGTCGGGTATTTCGATGTCAATCAGAGGCATGGCATCCGATGGAATGCGTCGAAGGCATATCTGCGCCCTGCCGCAAATCGGAAGAATCTGACTACCCTCACGAATGCGCAGACGCAGCGACTCGTGTTCAAGAACCAGCGCTGTTCCGGCATTGAGTTCCGCGTTGGTGACGAGTACCGTGTGGCCAGGGCGCGGCACGAAGTGATCTTGTGCGCCGGTGCCGTCAATTCGCCTCAATTGCTTGAGTTGTCGGGGATTGGGGACATCAATCGTCTGGCAAAGCTTGGCATCGAACTGATAAAAGATCTGCGCGGTGTGGGTGAGAATTTGCAGGATCATCTGCAATTGCGCACAGCGTTCAGGGTGGACGGCGTGCGGACCTTGAACACCCTCAGCGCTCACTGGTGGGGCAAATTGATGATCGGCTTTGAATATGCGCTCTTCAGAAGCGGGCCGATGGCGATGGCGCCGTCGCAGCTTGGCGTCTTTGCGAAGTCGGATCCGAACGACAAGACGCTGAGGCGCCCCGATGTGCAGTACCATGTCCAGCCGCTATCGCTCGAACGGTTCGGCGAGCCGCTGCATTCGTTCGACGCGTTTACGGCGTCCGTTTGTCATTTGCGGCCGTCGTCACGGGGCAGCGTACACATCACGTCGAGTGATCCCGCGACGGCACCGAGAATTGCACCCAACTATCTTTCCACGGAGCACGATCTTCATGTCGCGGCCAACGCACTGCGATTGACGAGGCGTATTGTTGCGGCGTCGGCCCTTGAACGGTTTCGTCCTCGGGAGGTCCTTCCCGGGATCGAGTTTCAGACCGAAGAAGAATTGCGGCATGCGGCTGGCAATGTCGGAACCACCATCTTTCATCCGGTGGGAACCTGCCGAATGGGAAAAGGAGATGATCCGGACTCGGTGGTAGATTCCCGTCTGCGCGTGCATGGTGTGTGTGGCTTACGGGTGGTCGATGCTTCAATAATGCCGGTCATCACGTCGGGCAACACCAACTCGCCGACGTTAATGATCGCCGAACGCGCCAGCGAGATGATCCGGGCGGACAGAATGCGAGAAAATACGGTCGCAGAGGCATATTCGCAGGAGGTTCTCGACGTGAAGAACGCGTACTGA
- a CDS encoding YecA family protein: MNLDPESDEPLTDEEFDVLERFLSSNAVCDDAMDAIMLHGFLTAIISGPNMVMPSAILPWVWDARHATRQPRFLSAGRARKMTGLIIQYWNDINNTLNHCPDLFEPPLHTTEWKGEEVLILDEWCEGYCEGIDIDREAWEPLLERHPEWFNVILLFGTASGYRELAQRDYTVAQRRSFANLLTAGALNIHQYWREERRKSMEQGERPNMIAAVSRPKDRTGNHTGRSELDAQDGNGSEDLFLVDSLGRTTEDAFHPLALSPLSTRITREGTSVEVHIYRAENDSRDGWVLEIIDSLGTSTVWDDLFPTDGAALDEALNTISSHGIASVTGGVPEHMTKH, encoded by the coding sequence ATGAATCTCGATCCCGAATCCGACGAGCCACTGACTGACGAAGAGTTTGATGTCCTCGAACGCTTTCTTTCGAGCAATGCTGTTTGCGACGATGCGATGGACGCCATCATGTTGCACGGCTTTCTGACCGCCATCATCTCTGGACCGAACATGGTCATGCCGAGCGCGATTCTTCCGTGGGTTTGGGATGCAAGGCACGCAACACGTCAGCCCAGATTCTTGTCAGCAGGGCGGGCACGCAAGATGACCGGACTGATCATCCAATACTGGAACGATATCAACAACACCCTGAATCACTGTCCCGATCTGTTCGAGCCCCCGCTGCACACCACCGAGTGGAAGGGCGAAGAGGTTCTCATCCTCGACGAATGGTGCGAGGGTTATTGCGAAGGCATTGACATCGACCGGGAGGCCTGGGAGCCACTGCTTGAAAGACACCCCGAGTGGTTCAATGTCATCCTGCTATTCGGAACAGCCTCCGGATACCGGGAACTGGCGCAGCGAGACTACACGGTCGCGCAACGTCGGTCATTTGCAAACCTGCTCACGGCCGGAGCGCTCAATATCCATCAATACTGGCGTGAGGAGCGCCGAAAATCGATGGAACAGGGCGAGCGACCGAACATGATCGCGGCAGTTTCAAGGCCGAAAGACAGGACAGGCAACCATACCGGGCGCAGCGAGCTGGACGCGCAAGACGGGAATGGGTCCGAAGATCTGTTCCTCGTCGATTCGCTCGGCCGGACAACGGAAGATGCGTTTCACCCGCTTGCATTATCCCCGCTGTCCACGCGCATCACTCGCGAAGGCACGTCTGTGGAAGTGCACATCTATCGGGCCGAAAACGACAGCCGCGATGGCTGGGTGCTGGAAATCATCGACTCGCTCGGAACGTCAACGGTTTGGGACGACCTGTTCCCGACCGATGGAGCCGCGCTGGACGAAGCGTTGAACACAATCAGCTCGCACGGCATTGCATCGGTAACAGGAGGCGTACCAGAGCACATGACGAAGCACTAA